A genome region from bacterium includes the following:
- a CDS encoding DapH/DapD/GlmU-related protein, giving the protein MNSLFHKSSEVKSKNIGENTKIWQFCVILENAEIGKNCNICSHCFIENDVKIGNNVTIKCGVQIWDDIEIEDDVFIGPNVTFSNDKYPKSKQQRGKISKTIVKRGASIGAGAVILPGITIGENALIGAGSVVTKDVNCNKIVVGNPAKEIKN; this is encoded by the coding sequence ATGAACTCACTATTTCATAAGTCTTCAGAAGTTAAAAGTAAAAATATTGGTGAAAATACAAAAATATGGCAATTTTGTGTGATTTTAGAGAACGCAGAAATAGGCAAAAATTGCAATATTTGCAGCCACTGTTTTATCGAAAATGATGTAAAGATTGGGAATAATGTGACTATTAAGTGTGGCGTACAAATATGGGACGATATTGAGATAGAAGATGATGTTTTTATTGGTCCTAACGTAACATTCTCAAACGATAAATATCCAAAATCAAAACAACAACGAGGTAAAATTTCAAAAACAATTGTTAAAAGAGGTGCTTCAATTGGTGCCGGTGCCGTAATACTTCCGGGCATAACAATAGGAGAAAATGCTTTAATAGGAGCAGGTTCTGTTGTGACAAAAGATGTTAATTGTAATAAAATAGTTGTCGGAAATCCGGCCAAGGAGATTAAAAATTGA
- a CDS encoding DapH/DapD/GlmU-related protein — protein MKKKLIHKYFHLLFNFKKYLYKKILSNINPKGKYILSQPILFLGNGNILIGDNSELGYFPSPYFYSGYMHIEARSSDSIIEIGAKTHINNNACIISDGSKIAIGSNCLIGYNFHAYDTDFHGINPKKRDQPSPAQPVTIGDNVFIGSNVMIMKGVSIGNNCTIAAGSIVTKSFPDNVIIAGNPAKIIKEVGNELTIS, from the coding sequence TTGATACATAAATATTTTCATTTATTATTTAATTTTAAAAAATATTTATATAAAAAAATATTATCCAATATAAACCCAAAAGGAAAGTATATTCTTTCACAACCAATTTTATTTTTAGGAAATGGAAATATTTTAATTGGAGATAATTCCGAACTTGGATATTTTCCTTCACCATATTTTTATTCAGGATATATGCATATTGAAGCAAGATCATCTGATTCAATAATAGAAATTGGGGCTAAAACACATATTAATAATAATGCTTGTATAATCAGTGACGGTTCAAAGATTGCAATTGGAAGTAATTGTCTTATTGGATATAATTTTCATGCATACGATACTGATTTTCACGGAATTAATCCTAAAAAAAGAGACCAACCCTCACCTGCTCAACCTGTGACAATTGGCGATAATGTTTTTATTGGCTCAAATGTAATGATAATGAAAGGTGTCAGTATCGGAAACAATTGCACAATTGCAGCAGGCAGCATTGTTACCAAATCGTTTCCTGACAATGTTATAATTGCCGGTAATCCGGCTAAAATAATCAAAGAGGTTGGTAATGAACTCACTATTTCATAA